A stretch of the Aegilops tauschii subsp. strangulata cultivar AL8/78 chromosome 4, Aet v6.0, whole genome shotgun sequence genome encodes the following:
- the LOC109772879 gene encoding uncharacterized protein: MRRQGRNEASPSIIHTSSIALLQERFRNLQRVKEMREGRELQRVHHSADAADRAGSPLPPAPLDLGLQPTAASGDERPRWFLHPDLVRPSRPLHGASAYSGFGGGNSGVQQASQPAAAAAGSWGEVPRMQNSGYRGDVDVDTSLHL; the protein is encoded by the coding sequence ATGAGAAGGCAGGGGCGCAATGAGGCCTCCCCGTCGATCATCCACACGTCCTCCATAGCCCTCCTCCAGGAGCGGTTCAGGAACCTGCAGAGGGTCAAGGAGATGCGGGAGGGGAGGGAGCTGCAGCGGGTGCACCACTCCGCCGACGCCGCCGACCGCGCCGGCTCCCCGTTGCCGCCCGCGCCTCTGGACCTTGGCCTGCAGCCGACGGCGGCCAGCGGCGACGAGCGGCCGAGGTGGTTCTTGCACCCGGACCTGGTGCGGCCGTCCAGGCCCCTGCACGGCGCGTCCGCCTACAGCGGGTTCGGCGGCGGCAACAGCGGCGTCCAGCAGGCGTCGcagcccgcggcggcggcggcgggctcgtgGGGGGAGGTGCCGAGAATGCAGAATTCAGGCTATAGGGGTGATGTAGACGTGGACACCTCGCTTCATCTGTAA